In a genomic window of Phragmites australis chromosome 14, lpPhrAust1.1, whole genome shotgun sequence:
- the LOC133890533 gene encoding uncharacterized protein LOC133890533 isoform X1, producing the protein MAPSSTAKPSALPSGSHLSRAELHQSVRRSHVFLRKQSHRRRLAGVVRAAPEAPSVVRAAVGAITELLRALSPNKKPRQGSTDHKSTHDSILSSLWIPWRGHSYERFSCSTVQGRCWRSRAWSASRRRRGCGRRARRRLPAGILPHWIAGDFTPSIYAENCLFEDPTIKFRGRSRYSQNLDLLVPFFDSPSLELENIEKGSRVETKFVKATWKLRTYLRLPWRPLIAIRGNTTYDLNKDYKVIRHSESWDVSALEAIGQIFVSAPEQQKGS; encoded by the exons ATGGCGCCAAGCTCAACTGCTAAACCGTCGGCACTCCCGTCCGGCAGTCACCTCTCTCGCGCCGAGCTCCACCAATCCGTTCGCCGCTCGCACGTCTTCCTGCGGAAGCAGAGCCATCGCCGTCGCCTGGCCGGCGTCGTCCGGGCCGCGCCGGAAGCGCCGTCGGTGGTCAGGGCGGCCGTCGGCGCCATCACCGAGCTCCTCAGGGCACTGTCCCCAAACAAGAAGCCCAGGCAAGGCTCCACAGACCACAAATCTACTCATGATTCGATCCTCTCCTCGCTTTGGATTCCATGGCGTGGGCATAGCTATGAGCGGTTTTCTTGCTCGACGGTTCAGGGGCGATGCTGGCGGAGCAGAGCCTGGTCCGCCTCTCGGCGGCGTCGAGGATGTGGTCGCCGTGCTCGAAGACGATTACCGGCGGGCATACTTCCTCACTG GATTGCAGGGGATTTCACTCCGAGCATATACGCGGAAAATTGCTTGTTTGAGGATCCGACGATAAAGTTCCGCG GACGGTCTAGGTACTCTCAGAATCTGGATTTGCTAGTGCCGTTCTTCGACAGTCCTTCGCTTGAGCTGGAAAACATTGAAAAG GGTTCAAGGGTTGAAACAAAGTTCGTCAAAGCAACATGGAAACTAAG GACATACTTAAGGCTTCCATGGAGGCCCCTGATTGCGATTAGAGGCAACACAACATACGATCTGAACAAAGACTACAAG GTGATTCGGCACTCTGAGAGCTGGGATGTCTCCGCGCTTGAGGCCATCGGTCAGATATTCGTATCCGCTCCGGAGCAGCAGAAAGGCAGCTGA
- the LOC133890533 gene encoding uncharacterized protein LOC133890533 isoform X2, whose translation MAPSSTAKPSALPSGSHLSRAELHQSVRRSHVFLRKQSHRRRLAGVVRAAPEAPSVVRAAVGAITELLRALSPNKKPRGDAGGAEPGPPLGGVEDVVAVLEDDYRRAYFLTGDFTPSIYAENCLFEDPTIKFRGRSRYSQNLDLLVPFFDSPSLELENIEKGSRVETKFVKATWKLRTYLRLPWRPLIAIRGNTTYDLNKDYKVIRHSESWDVSALEAIGQIFVSAPEQQKGS comes from the exons ATGGCGCCAAGCTCAACTGCTAAACCGTCGGCACTCCCGTCCGGCAGTCACCTCTCTCGCGCCGAGCTCCACCAATCCGTTCGCCGCTCGCACGTCTTCCTGCGGAAGCAGAGCCATCGCCGTCGCCTGGCCGGCGTCGTCCGGGCCGCGCCGGAAGCGCCGTCGGTGGTCAGGGCGGCCGTCGGCGCCATCACCGAGCTCCTCAGGGCACTGTCCCCAAACAAGAAGCCCAG GGGCGATGCTGGCGGAGCAGAGCCTGGTCCGCCTCTCGGCGGCGTCGAGGATGTGGTCGCCGTGCTCGAAGACGATTACCGGCGGGCATACTTCCTCACTG GGGATTTCACTCCGAGCATATACGCGGAAAATTGCTTGTTTGAGGATCCGACGATAAAGTTCCGCG GACGGTCTAGGTACTCTCAGAATCTGGATTTGCTAGTGCCGTTCTTCGACAGTCCTTCGCTTGAGCTGGAAAACATTGAAAAG GGTTCAAGGGTTGAAACAAAGTTCGTCAAAGCAACATGGAAACTAAG GACATACTTAAGGCTTCCATGGAGGCCCCTGATTGCGATTAGAGGCAACACAACATACGATCTGAACAAAGACTACAAG GTGATTCGGCACTCTGAGAGCTGGGATGTCTCCGCGCTTGAGGCCATCGGTCAGATATTCGTATCCGCTCCGGAGCAGCAGAAAGGCAGCTGA
- the LOC133890534 gene encoding cytochrome b-c1 complex subunit 7-2, mitochondrial-like — protein sequence MDLSMKHQYLPDDVQALQTPFRCYLSDMLALVKKQRAEREALGALALYQRTIP from the exons ATGGACCTCTCCATGAAGCACCAGTACCTCCCCGACGATGTCCAG GCGTTGCAGACACCATTCAGATGCTATCTTTCTGACATGCTCGCTCTG GTGAAAAAGCAGAGAGCAGAGCGTGAAGCATTAGGAGCACTTGCCCTCTACCAGAGAACCATCCCATAA